ACGGGTAAATCATAATTCCTTAACATAGAAAAGCCCGGCTGCAAAACACCGGGCCCTGCCTATAGCTGCTGCTTATGTATCCGAATAACTACCGCTGTACACGGTATTCGGGGTCATTCCGTAACGTTTCTTGAAGCATTTGCTGAAATAAAACGGGTCCTTGTAGCCCACCTGCCGGGCTATCGTCGCAATCTTGGGTGCGGGTGCTTCTTCCTCGAAGGCCCCCTGGCTAAGCAGCTTCATGGCTTCACCAAGACGGACGTTTGTCACATATTCCACAAACGACTCGCCGGTCTCCTTCTTAAACGCATGGCTTAAATAGCTAGGGTTCACAAACAGGGCGCTGGCCGTACTCTGCAGTGACAACGTATCCTCGGCATAATGTGCCGTCACATAGGCAATGGTTTTGGTGATTAAGGCAGTACCGCTGCTCTGTCGCTTCTGAGCACGGGCATCAACTGCCTGCGGCTCCTGTACATCCCCGGCTTTGATTCTGAGCCGGTTGATATACCGCTCTGCCTCCCACTTCTCTGTCAGCTGCGTGCGGATCGTGCGAAGAGCTTGTTCCACAGCATCCTCATCGATAGGCTTCAGCAGATAATGGTCCGCTCCAAGCGAGATGGCCTGCTGTGCATAGGAGAAATTATCGTAGCTGGTGATGAAAATCAGCTTAGCCGCCGAATTCAGCTTACGGACTTCCCCAATGAATTCAAGCCCGTTCATATTTGGCATCTCAATATCCGTAATGATGAGATCGATAGGCTGCTCCCCGATGATCTGCAAGGCGGCCGCGCCGTCATCGGCTTCTGCGGC
The window above is part of the Paenibacillus sp. FSL H8-0048 genome. Proteins encoded here:
- a CDS encoding response regulator transcription factor — translated: MNTAPVARVLIVDDEYYFRQLLIRLVDWEAAGFEVAAEADDGAAALQIIGEQPIDLIITDIEMPNMNGLEFIGEVRKLNSAAKLIFITSYDNFSYAQQAISLGADHYLLKPIDEDAVEQALRTIRTQLTEKWEAERYINRLRIKAGDVQEPQAVDARAQKRQSSGTALITKTIAYVTAHYAEDTLSLQSTASALFVNPSYLSHAFKKETGESFVEYVTNVRLGEAMKLLSQGAFEEEAPAPKIATIARQVGYKDPFYFSKCFKKRYGMTPNTVYSGSYSDT